The following are encoded in a window of Phragmites australis chromosome 22, lpPhrAust1.1, whole genome shotgun sequence genomic DNA:
- the LOC133905151 gene encoding WD repeat-containing protein GTS1-like isoform X3, translating to MEGCGEAAAAEAMEVEAEASPCAGSPVPSNSPSLNPDSNVSWRRLGLNNSIQTNFGDDYVFQIASCQEILTLAVSLSTNALKFYSPATGQYLGECKGHGGTIHEISFSAPSSPQIICSCSSDGTVRAWDTRNFKQISLLRGGASQEMFSFSFGGSGGNLLAAGSNAQVLLWDWRSSKQLACLEESHMDDVTQVKFAPNQQSKLISAAVDGLVCVFDTDGDIDEDSHLLSVMNAETSVAKVGFFGNMYQKLWCLTHIETLSTWDWNDGTRELSIEDARSLATDRWNLDHVDYFVDCHYSLSDDQLWLIGGTTAGTLGYFPVRNDPVGAIGSAEAILEGGHTGVVRTVFPAASTHQSLGQNRGIFGWTGGEDGRLCCWRSDEIAEINKSWISNSLVSRLQKRTKSRHQPY from the exons ATGGAGGGATGCGGAgaggctgcggcggcggaggccaTGGAGGTGGAGGCCGAGGCCAGCCCGTGCGCGGGGTCTCCTGTGCCGTCCAATTCTCCATCCCTAAATCCTGACAGCAACGTCTCCTGGAGGCGGCTGGGCCTCAATAACAGCATCCAGACCAACTTTGGCGACGACTATGTCTTCCAGATCGCTTCTTG tcAGGAAATCTTGACGCTCGCAGTTTCCTTGTCAAcaaatgcactcaaattttattCTCCAGCAACTGGACAATATCTGGGGGAATGTAAAGGACATGGAGGTACAATACATGAAATTTCCTTCTCAGCTCCATCATCACCACAAATAATCTGTTCTTGTTCTTCGGATGGAACTGTCAGAGCGTGGGATACAAGAAACTTTAAGCAG ATATCTTTGCTAAGAGGAGGTGCCTCCCAAGAAATGTTCAGCTTCTCTTTTGGTGGATCAGGTGGTAACCTACTTGCTGCTGGTTCTAATGCCCAG GTTCTATTGTGGGATTGGAGAAGTTCAAAACAGCTTGCATGCTTAGAGGAATCCCACATGGATGACGTGACACAA GTCAAATTTGCCCCAAATCAACAGAGTAAGCTCATTTCTGCGGCAGTTGATGGATTAGTATGTGTCTTTGACACTGATGGTGACATTGATGAGGACAGTCATCTGCTATCT GTTATGAATGCAGAAACATCTGTTGCCAAAGTGGGGTTTTTTGGAAATATGTATCAGAAGCTTTGGTGTCTAACCCATATTGAGACATTAAG TACCTGGGACTGGAATGATGGGACTAGAGAATTGAGTATAGAGGATGCTCGTTCCTTGGCCACTGATAGGTGGAACCTTGACCAC GTTGACTATTTTGTTGACTGTCACTACTCTCTGTCCGATGACCAGCTATGGTTGATTGGCGGCACAACTGCAGGAACATTAGGTTACTTCCCTGTAAGAAACGATCCTGTGGGAGCAATAGGTTCAGCGGAAGCTATTCTAGAAGGGGGCCATACGGGAGTTGTTCGGACCGTGTTTCCAGCAGCAAGCACCCATCAGAGCCTTGGGCAAAATAGGGGCATCTTTGGATGGACTGGAGGTGAAGATGGTCGTTTATGTTGCTGGCGCTCCGACGAAATTGCAGAGATAAACAAATCTTGGATCTCTAATTCGCTAGTGTCGAGGCTGCAAAAGAGAACCAAAAGTCGACATCAGCCCTACTAG
- the LOC133905151 gene encoding WD repeat-containing protein GTS1-like isoform X4 translates to MEGCGEAAAAEAMEVEAEASPCAGSPVPSNSPSLNPDSNVSWRRLGLNNSIQTNFGDDYVFQIASCQEILTLAVSLSTNALKFYSPATGQYLGECKGHGGTIHEISFSAPSSPQIICSCSSDGTVRAWDTRNFKQVLLWDWRSSKQLACLEESHMDDVTQVKFAPNQQSKLISAAVDGLVCVFDTDGDIDEDSHLLSVMNAETSVAKVGFFGNMYQKLWCLTHIETLSTWDWNDGTRELSIEDARSLATDRWNLDHVDYFVDCHYSLSDDQLWLIGGTTAGTLGYFPVRNDPVGAIGSAEAILEGGHTGVVRTVFPAASTHQSLGQNRGIFGWTGGEDGRLCCWRSDEIAEINKSWISNSLVSRLQKRTKSRHQPY, encoded by the exons ATGGAGGGATGCGGAgaggctgcggcggcggaggccaTGGAGGTGGAGGCCGAGGCCAGCCCGTGCGCGGGGTCTCCTGTGCCGTCCAATTCTCCATCCCTAAATCCTGACAGCAACGTCTCCTGGAGGCGGCTGGGCCTCAATAACAGCATCCAGACCAACTTTGGCGACGACTATGTCTTCCAGATCGCTTCTTG tcAGGAAATCTTGACGCTCGCAGTTTCCTTGTCAAcaaatgcactcaaattttattCTCCAGCAACTGGACAATATCTGGGGGAATGTAAAGGACATGGAGGTACAATACATGAAATTTCCTTCTCAGCTCCATCATCACCACAAATAATCTGTTCTTGTTCTTCGGATGGAACTGTCAGAGCGTGGGATACAAGAAACTTTAAGCAG GTTCTATTGTGGGATTGGAGAAGTTCAAAACAGCTTGCATGCTTAGAGGAATCCCACATGGATGACGTGACACAA GTCAAATTTGCCCCAAATCAACAGAGTAAGCTCATTTCTGCGGCAGTTGATGGATTAGTATGTGTCTTTGACACTGATGGTGACATTGATGAGGACAGTCATCTGCTATCT GTTATGAATGCAGAAACATCTGTTGCCAAAGTGGGGTTTTTTGGAAATATGTATCAGAAGCTTTGGTGTCTAACCCATATTGAGACATTAAG TACCTGGGACTGGAATGATGGGACTAGAGAATTGAGTATAGAGGATGCTCGTTCCTTGGCCACTGATAGGTGGAACCTTGACCAC GTTGACTATTTTGTTGACTGTCACTACTCTCTGTCCGATGACCAGCTATGGTTGATTGGCGGCACAACTGCAGGAACATTAGGTTACTTCCCTGTAAGAAACGATCCTGTGGGAGCAATAGGTTCAGCGGAAGCTATTCTAGAAGGGGGCCATACGGGAGTTGTTCGGACCGTGTTTCCAGCAGCAAGCACCCATCAGAGCCTTGGGCAAAATAGGGGCATCTTTGGATGGACTGGAGGTGAAGATGGTCGTTTATGTTGCTGGCGCTCCGACGAAATTGCAGAGATAAACAAATCTTGGATCTCTAATTCGCTAGTGTCGAGGCTGCAAAAGAGAACCAAAAGTCGACATCAGCCCTACTAG
- the LOC133905151 gene encoding WD repeat-containing protein GTS1-like isoform X2, producing MVFKFKLLKRTNGITFGVLTDILLRGFTIILFKNLQSLLIPWISKSKCSNKLSVFIWLFSMDRLNTRVILKRKNFKVNNNNYSCVLCDLQTEETDFHLFFACPFSKRCWESIFLHWDHNLPFFDMVRQAKLDFSQLFFMEAFIIAVWQIWKQRNGFIFQNQRPGLSSWKIGFLEESHLQSHRFKDSIRVLLWDWRSSKQLACLEESHMDDVTQVKFAPNQQSKLISAAVDGLVCVFDTDGDIDEDSHLLSVMNAETSVAKVGFFGNMYQKLWCLTHIETLSTWDWNDGTRELSIEDARSLATDRWNLDHLWLIGGTTAGTLGYFPVRNDPVGAIGSAEAILEGGHTGVVRTVFPAASTHQSLGQNRGIFGWTGGEDGRLCCWRSDEIAEINKSWISNSLVSRLQKRTKSRHQPY from the exons atggtattcaaattcaaacttctGAAAAGGACAAATGGAATTACATTTGGGGTTCTAACAGATATTCTTCTAAGAGGTTTTACAATAATCCTTTTCAAGAATCTTCAGTCGCTGCTTATTCCTTGGATTTCTAAATCCAAATGCTCCAATAAACTCAGTGTGTTTATCTGGCTGTTTTCGATGGATAGACTTAATACGAGAGTTattctcaaaaggaaaaatttCAAGGTCAACAATAATAATTACAGCTGTGTTCTTTGTGATCTTCAAACTGAGGAAACTGATTTTCATCTCTTCTTTGCATGTCCTTTTAGTAAAAGATGTTGGGAATCCATTTTTCTTCACTGGGATCACAATCTCCCCTTCTTTGACATGGTACGGCAAGCTAAGCTAGATTTTTCTCAGCTCTTCTTCATGGAAGCCTTCATCATTGCTGTTTGGCAAATTTGGAAGCAACGAAATGGCTTTATCTTTCAGAATCAAAGACCAGGCCTCTCTTCTTGGAAGATAGGTTTCTTGGAAGAGTCACATCTGCAATCTCATAGATTCAAGGACTCTATTAGA GTTCTATTGTGGGATTGGAGAAGTTCAAAACAGCTTGCATGCTTAGAGGAATCCCACATGGATGACGTGACACAA GTCAAATTTGCCCCAAATCAACAGAGTAAGCTCATTTCTGCGGCAGTTGATGGATTAGTATGTGTCTTTGACACTGATGGTGACATTGATGAGGACAGTCATCTGCTATCT GTTATGAATGCAGAAACATCTGTTGCCAAAGTGGGGTTTTTTGGAAATATGTATCAGAAGCTTTGGTGTCTAACCCATATTGAGACATTAAG TACCTGGGACTGGAATGATGGGACTAGAGAATTGAGTATAGAGGATGCTCGTTCCTTGGCCACTGATAGGTGGAACCTTGACCAC CTATGGTTGATTGGCGGCACAACTGCAGGAACATTAGGTTACTTCCCTGTAAGAAACGATCCTGTGGGAGCAATAGGTTCAGCGGAAGCTATTCTAGAAGGGGGCCATACGGGAGTTGTTCGGACCGTGTTTCCAGCAGCAAGCACCCATCAGAGCCTTGGGCAAAATAGGGGCATCTTTGGATGGACTGGAGGTGAAGATGGTCGTTTATGTTGCTGGCGCTCCGACGAAATTGCAGAGATAAACAAATCTTGGATCTCTAATTCGCTAGTGTCGAGGCTGCAAAAGAGAACCAAAAGTCGACATCAGCCCTACTAG
- the LOC133905151 gene encoding WD repeat-containing protein GTS1-like isoform X1: MVFKFKLLKRTNGITFGVLTDILLRGFTIILFKNLQSLLIPWISKSKCSNKLSVFIWLFSMDRLNTRVILKRKNFKVNNNNYSCVLCDLQTEETDFHLFFACPFSKRCWESIFLHWDHNLPFFDMVRQAKLDFSQLFFMEAFIIAVWQIWKQRNGFIFQNQRPGLSSWKIGFLEESHLQSHRFKDSIRVLLWDWRSSKQLACLEESHMDDVTQVKFAPNQQSKLISAAVDGLVCVFDTDGDIDEDSHLLSVMNAETSVAKVGFFGNMYQKLWCLTHIETLSTWDWNDGTRELSIEDARSLATDRWNLDHVDYFVDCHYSLSDDQLWLIGGTTAGTLGYFPVRNDPVGAIGSAEAILEGGHTGVVRTVFPAASTHQSLGQNRGIFGWTGGEDGRLCCWRSDEIAEINKSWISNSLVSRLQKRTKSRHQPY, encoded by the exons atggtattcaaattcaaacttctGAAAAGGACAAATGGAATTACATTTGGGGTTCTAACAGATATTCTTCTAAGAGGTTTTACAATAATCCTTTTCAAGAATCTTCAGTCGCTGCTTATTCCTTGGATTTCTAAATCCAAATGCTCCAATAAACTCAGTGTGTTTATCTGGCTGTTTTCGATGGATAGACTTAATACGAGAGTTattctcaaaaggaaaaatttCAAGGTCAACAATAATAATTACAGCTGTGTTCTTTGTGATCTTCAAACTGAGGAAACTGATTTTCATCTCTTCTTTGCATGTCCTTTTAGTAAAAGATGTTGGGAATCCATTTTTCTTCACTGGGATCACAATCTCCCCTTCTTTGACATGGTACGGCAAGCTAAGCTAGATTTTTCTCAGCTCTTCTTCATGGAAGCCTTCATCATTGCTGTTTGGCAAATTTGGAAGCAACGAAATGGCTTTATCTTTCAGAATCAAAGACCAGGCCTCTCTTCTTGGAAGATAGGTTTCTTGGAAGAGTCACATCTGCAATCTCATAGATTCAAGGACTCTATTAGA GTTCTATTGTGGGATTGGAGAAGTTCAAAACAGCTTGCATGCTTAGAGGAATCCCACATGGATGACGTGACACAA GTCAAATTTGCCCCAAATCAACAGAGTAAGCTCATTTCTGCGGCAGTTGATGGATTAGTATGTGTCTTTGACACTGATGGTGACATTGATGAGGACAGTCATCTGCTATCT GTTATGAATGCAGAAACATCTGTTGCCAAAGTGGGGTTTTTTGGAAATATGTATCAGAAGCTTTGGTGTCTAACCCATATTGAGACATTAAG TACCTGGGACTGGAATGATGGGACTAGAGAATTGAGTATAGAGGATGCTCGTTCCTTGGCCACTGATAGGTGGAACCTTGACCAC GTTGACTATTTTGTTGACTGTCACTACTCTCTGTCCGATGACCAGCTATGGTTGATTGGCGGCACAACTGCAGGAACATTAGGTTACTTCCCTGTAAGAAACGATCCTGTGGGAGCAATAGGTTCAGCGGAAGCTATTCTAGAAGGGGGCCATACGGGAGTTGTTCGGACCGTGTTTCCAGCAGCAAGCACCCATCAGAGCCTTGGGCAAAATAGGGGCATCTTTGGATGGACTGGAGGTGAAGATGGTCGTTTATGTTGCTGGCGCTCCGACGAAATTGCAGAGATAAACAAATCTTGGATCTCTAATTCGCTAGTGTCGAGGCTGCAAAAGAGAACCAAAAGTCGACATCAGCCCTACTAG